TTTATTGAGTTTTGCCTTCACCTTCATCACTTACTCAaaattgttgcttgctatgagaaaatcatccacataaagcaacaaaatagcAAATTAATTTCcaggtcaaaatctgaagtaaacgcagtggtcgaactgacttctaatgaaacttatgtgtgccatgaatatatggaatctcctattccattgtcgaggagattgtttgtGTCCATATAAATATCTAttcagcttgcacacataatcttcctatCTCTTTTCTGCATACCCTTCAAGTTGCTCCATTatgattgtttcatctagatctcCATACAAGAAGGCAGACTTCACATTCATCTGTTCAAGTTTTAGGTCAAACTTCACCACCATAATTAACAATATTATGATGGACCTATGGTTTACAATAGGTGAGAACACATCATTGAATTCAATACCTTCTTTTTAAGTGAAACCCATTGCGACCAATAtttccttgtatcttttcgacatcACTctttcgattccttccttaatcttgaaaatccacttacaactgactaacctGGCCTCTATAGATTTCTCGATCACCTCTCAAGCATTATtatcatgaagatatttcatctcatcattcatggctttaagtcattcagtcttatttcgactcctcataacttccttatagtctataggttcttcatctagaacctcacttgcggATATTAAGGCATACGCTATGAGATATGCATACCTAACTCTcagaggtggcttgatgactcttctcggccTATCTCTTgccaataggtagtcatcgacagtttccttaaCTTCCTCAGTATCTTCAGCATCTTGTGCTTCTTCCTTGACATcgtctgggatatgcaattcaacatcaacatgctcTACCTCAACATGAATCTCTACGTGTTCCATCTCTTCAGAtatttctgcacttcgaccaacatcatcggttttcttgaaagccatttaAGCTTTGTTAAAAACtatatctcgactggtgatacaccttgTGTGACCTggatctaggcaccatagcctataagctttgaattctatagggtatcccatgaacatacatctcagagctctaggttcgaccttgtcttgcctaatgtgagcattgGCTACGCAACCAAATACTCTAAGTTTGTCGAGATATGGTGGTTGTCCCgttcaaacttctttaggtgtcttcatatctaacgcagtCGAAGGACATTTGTTTATCATATATGTTGTTATCGAAACAACCTtttcccaaaacaccttctttagcCCAatactagtcaacatgcatctaactctttCCAAAACGATTCGATTAAATCTTCTAGCAaaaccattttgttggggagtgcCTGCAGTATTTTTGTGTTTGGAAATACCAGAGGCTCCACAAAAACTattgaatgcctcattgcaaaatccAAGGCTATTGTCAacactcaacctcttgacctttctgctagtttgattttcgaccagagtcttccaaattttgaaattctcaaaatttccatccttagtcttctggatgaatacccataactttctagaataatcattaactatggatagaaaatatcttGCTCCTGAATGTAATGAACACCTCGCAGGCCCCCAAAGAccaacatggatgtaatcaaaggatccatgtgttctttgtttgcctcaGTTAAACTTCACTATGCCAGATTTTCTAAGTAcatagggttcacaaaactttagcTTTTCGAATTTGTCACcaccaccaagcagattttgtttccctaattcgaacAATCCCCTTTCAATGACACGACCCAACCTCATGTGCCAAATTTCTTTCTTCGACACAGTTTCATGGATGCAATATCTGCataaccacttacaacttcaaccTCAAGGATATACAAGCCttatttcttcacgcctctcaagatttTCTTTGACCCTTTCACGACCCTTGAGTTACCTTTCTCTCCTTGAAAACATATCCCTTctttcgaattcaccaagagaaatcaaatttctctttaaatcaggaacatacctgacttcagtcaacaatctTATTGACTCATCAAGGAGCTTAAATCTCACAAATTCAACACCTCCactcttgcaagctttgttgtttcccaacaatacagatccaccatcttgatcacatagttTCTCGAATTAGTCTTTGTTTGgattcatgtgccaagtgcaacctgaatccataatccactccttactcgagtcactgcttgaaaccacaagaacatcagatgagtcaaaatcatcttgaataatggttgcattgccattatccttaccttcatgatctttcaggcgttcatgACACACTTTTCTTGTATGACCCTCCTTCTTAAAATGAtaacatcgaataccagatgcatCACCACTATaagacttttgttgacttttaccATTTTTTTGTCGAACTAGCCATCTCTCTTTGTGAATTTTGCCTTAACCAACAAGCCTTCACCAGTCATCGAAGGCTTGTTGGTCAGAGACTCTCTTCCATACAATAAAGTTTCTttaaagtgagcatgtgatctggACAAAGTACAAAGCAGCAACAgggcttgatcttcatcattgaTCTTGACATCAATATTTTAAAGATAAAGAATCAGTTTGTTAAACATATCCAACTGTTCAGCCAAGACTTTGTCTTGActaatcttgaatgaatacagagTCTCCTTCAAGTAGAGGCGATTGAAcggcgatttggtcatgtacaaacacCCGAGTTTGGACCATAAACTCACCGCCGTCGTGTATAAACTTTCGAGTTTGAACCACAAACTCATCGCCGTCGTCTCTTTTGAAACTTGTCAGAGAACCTTATTGCCAAGGCTCGATAAGATGGCGCTGTGGGCTTTCTCTATCATAGTCATTTTCTCCTTCTCCGTTAACACATCGTTCATGTCTGCGACACCCTTCAACGCTTCTAACCAACCTTGTTGAACCAGTTCaactttcatcttcaagtgccaCATTTTCTCCCACTTGGATggatatttattttgaatataggCATACGCCTCATCGTTTTGAATATCCGTCTTCCGTCTAAAAAACATTAATCAAACTTGGATGGAAAAAGATTGGGTGGTTGTACATCCACTTGCTCCTCAAATAAGCGCGTGGGATGCGCATGCCTCGCTGCTTTGAATATTCGTCTCCCGCCAAGAAATTTCATTTAAAAAACTTGGATTAAAAAAGGAACGAGTGGATGCAcatccatttgcccctagaataaACGAGTGGGTGGCGTACGCCTCATTGCTCAAATTATTTACCTTCCTCCtaaaaacaatcaaaaccaaTCAAACTTCATTTTCCGCCCGTGCGCGACTAAGTAATTTCTCAACCGACGTTTACCGCCCAAACACATATCTATTTATCCACAAATCTCTTTTATCGCCTAAGCACGAGTCTTTTTCAATCAATGAGTCTTTTTACCGCCCAAACGCAACTAAACTCATTTTGAAGAAAAACGATAATTTGTTCAATGTAATTTTAACGGGCTCATGGAAAAAGCCCAATATATTTTATACGGGCTTATGGAAAAGCCCAATAAATTCCTATAAATCTACCTTGATCAACAACGAAAGATAGTCTTttccacaaaaaaaaaatcaaccaaCGAAGATAAGAAGAACCATCACCGCCAAACTGCCGAATTCATAGTGAATCAATTTCTTTCTCATTCTCATTCATCTTCTTCCCTAAACTCTATCAATCTCTTGTTCTGCGTTTATTCACATCATGGCAACAGCTTCAGGTAATTCATCTCCTTTCCCCAATTCAATTCAAATCAACTTtaggatctctgattatcttagGGTTTCCGCCATCAACTTCGCTTTCTATAAATCATTATTGTTTTTCAAGCAAATTAGGATCATGCTTAACAACCTGTGTATAGATCAGATCGATTGCGTTACTAATGATACACACATGATAATTTCGTAAAGAATTTTTTTGGTACGAAATTGGGTTAGGGTTTGTTGATTTTAAACTTTACATTTTTTGTTTCGAGAGTTGCTTTCGCTtatgtaattttaatttaaacaCGGTTATATACTTTGCAATTTGATTTGTTGCTTAGTTAGACGGTTTGTGGATGTTTGTTAAATTTGTATGGGATGGATTGCAGTGGCATTCAAATCAAGGGAAGATCATCGAAAGCAGATTGAGCTCGAGGAGGCCCGTAAAGCTGGGCTTGCACCTGCTGAGCTTGATGAAGATGGAAAGGAAATCAATCCCCATATTCCTCAGTATATGTCATCTGCACCTTGGTATCTTAATGCTGAGAGACCTGTACGTTTTTCCACTcccttttatttttgtatttatttgtAACAGCAACAATTAATCTTTCAATTAATCATAAAGGGATAATGCAAGTCTGCGTATATGAAATTGAATTGGTAGAGACAAGCGTTTTTTTTGTTCTCCAAACTAGtatttgacatataaaaattgaCATATTCTTCTGTGGTTTTCTTCTTTCCATGTAGAGTTTGAAACATCAAAGGAAATGGAAATCTGATCCCAATTACACTAAATCTTGGTACGATAGAGGTGCTAAAATTTTTCAGGCCAGCAAGTATAGGAAAGGTGCATGTGAGAAGTAAGTGATCTCTTTCACAATTTCAAGAGCCTTGTATGTTGTGTTGTTGTCTATAAACATAATAAGAAAATGAGATTTATTATTTGGCTACATCTTTTTTGGACTGTGTTTGTGCCTTATCTCAGTAGTTGTCAAACTCTCTTGAGTATGAAAATCCTGTTACCTTGTTTGCAAAAACTGTCCTACTATTACAAATGAACCCACACAATCTTTTAACTATACTTTTCTAGTTTCTTTACAAGCTTGGATTAATGCATGATCTTTGTCAAAATCACCTCTTGGCTGATTTTGTTAGATATTTGTGGTTAATTGCACCTCCTTTGCACTGCATATTCAGTTTATAAGTGTTATAGCTAATTACTTAACTTAGTTTTGGGATCTTATATTGTTTGGTTTTATTATAGAGTTTGATAGACCTGCTTGTCTCTGCATATATTTAGATTTCCTTCGTCTTCCAAGTTTAGGTTATTATGTTAATACTCATATTTTTATAGTTGTGGAGCAATGACACATGCTGCCAAGGCATGCATGGAAAGACCACGAAAAGTAGGAGCAAAACATACAAACAAGCACATTGCTGCTGATGAAAAGGTAGAAACTTTTGAGCTTGACTATGATGGCAAACGAGATAGATGGAATGGGTATGACGCGTCAACCTACGCCAGAGTCATTGAGAGATATGAAGCCAGAGATGATGCTCGAAAGAAGTACTTGAAGGAACAACAGCTGGAGAAATTGGAGAAGGGTGACCAAAATGATGAGGGTGCTGCTATtgatgaggttgaagacgaagatgattTGAGGGTAGATGAGGCAAAGGTTGATGAAAGCAAACAAATGGACTTTGCAAAGGTTGAGAAGCGTGTGCGAACAACAGGTGGTGGGAGTACTGGAACTGTGAGGTAATTGTTATGTGGCTATCATTGTAAAATTGCAAGGCCAGGTTGATTGGTCCTAAATTTACTATTAATACTTATATTATTTTCTTACATGGATTATAACTGAAATGTCTTAAACCTTCAGGAATCTACGAATTCGAGAGGATACCGCAAAATATCTTCTCAATCTCGATGTAAATTCAGCCCATTATGACCCCAAGACCAGGTCCATGCGTGAAGATCCTCTTCCCGAGGCAGATCCAAATGAAAAGTTTTACTTGGTAATTTGTCTCTAAGATTAATTTTGTCAGGAAACTagatgtttttatttcttttttattgcttttgCATGTTAATCTTGTATTTAGGTTAAAATTTGTATATGTTTTGTAGGGTGATAACCAATATAGAAATAGTGGTCAAGCCTTGGAATTCAAAGACTTAAACATCCATGCTTGGGAAGCTTTTGACAAGGGACAAGATGTTCACATGCAAGCAGCTCCTTCCCAAGCCGAATTGCTCTATAAGAATTTCAAGGTCATGAAGGATAAATTGAAATCTCAAACAAAGGAAACTATTATTGAGAAGTATGGCAATGCAGCTGACGATGACAAGCTTCCAAGAGAACTTCTGCTGGGTCAGAGTGAGAGGCAAGTTGAGTATGACCGTGCTGGTAGAATTATTAAGGGACAGGTATGACATGCATTCTATATCTTTATTCTTTCCCAAATATAAGTTGCATACCACTCTTACTTGTGCTTCTTTGTTATATCACTGGATTTTATAAATGTTCCGTTGATTTCCTCAAGGCTTCACTATTGATTTTTGTTTAACTGTAAGCATTGTGCTTTTATGTTTTGCCGGTTGTTAGGATGATAATAACTGTCATTTATCTGTTGCTTCTAATAGGAAGCTGCAATCCCCAGAAGCAAGTATGAAGAAGATGTTTACATTAACAACCACACAACTGTTTGGGGTTCATGGTGGAAGGATCACCAATGGGGTTTTAAGTGCTGCAAGCAGACAATACGCAACAGTTATTGTACTGGTACAGCTGGTATTGAGGCTGCTGAAGCTGCAAATGATCTAATGAGAGCTAATATTGCTCGTAAAGAAGCTGCTGCAGGTTCGTATGCTGATACCATACCCACTTTGCCTCTTCTCCTTATCTTTGCTATTAATTTCTTCTGATAATTGCTTGTTCAGTGCATCTTGATTTTTAACTATATTCATAATTCCTTACAGAGGATACTACACCAGTAGAAGAGAAAAGGCCTGCTACATGGGGAAGTGATCTCCCAGAGGACCTAGTTCTGGATGAAAAGTTACTTGCCGATGCACTGAAAAAGGAGGATCaaagaaagagagaagagaaagatgaGAGGAAGCGTAAATATAATGTTAAATGGAATGATGAGGTTACTCAAGAGGACATGGAGGCATACAGGATGAAGAAGGTGCATCATGATGATCCAATGAATAAATTCATGAACTAAGCTACAAATCTTTCTGTAGTTTTCTTACTGCCAGAATGATTGGTGAGAAAGAAGAATAGAATAGAACAGCTTCGTGGATAGATTTTAGCTTTTGGAATGTATTTTATCCTTCTTCCTTTATAACTTCCAGCGTGACATGTATATCCACGGTGTTACTTGTCTCTTGAGAGAGAGACATTGGGGCAAATGATTTACCAGTTTAAGTACTAGTATGTTTTACTTGTCTCTGAGAGACCTTGGGGCAAATGACTTACCAGTTTAAATATATTCACCTAGTAATGTATTGAATGTATTTACCAGCTCAATGTTTTATTTAAAGTGATTTACCAGTTGAAATAAAACACTTGAAATAAGATGGAGGAAGAACCCACCcataataatatatacagatgGATTGCCTTGCAACAACTTTTTCACGGGCTTTATCCATTCTAGTAGTTGAGTCAAATATTTTATCTGCCTACATCAACAGAATAGTTTCACTTGTTTGGAAAATGTGAATTCTTGTTAAAATGAAACACACGATGAAGCAAGGATTGTAATAAGGACAAAATTATACTCATCAAAGACTAActactttatttaatattgtGATAGGAGAGTCCCATTAATTGGTtaaaaaaatattccaaaatcaaGCATGAAATTTTTGTGCAGAATTTACGATGATGCAGATGGTCATATGACAATCTAGATATGTttgataacggtcttttcatcacgagcttatagcttattttgttAGCTAATAACTTATTttgctagcttatagcttatttctcagatgctattttaaatagcgttttagcttatagtttttcatttttacttcctttttatccttattattttaacaaaatttctattttatcctttataatttactttaatttaaaataaaataattatgtattaaatatttttatttcattttatagtTATAAGTTAGTCgtaccgctaattttaccaaacaattCAATTAGCTTATCAACTACCAGTCTCAATCATTAGCTATAAGTTATAAACTATCAGCCGCCAGCCATCAATCATAAGTTATAAactatcagctaacttatcaaCCACccactatttttaccaaacagacctaAGTAACTAAtgatgataataatgataatgttctggaccggcccaattaGTCCAATTGGCCCAATCCACCCTTTGGTCCAATGCACTCCGATCCATACACGCGACATCCTTCCCCGGCCTGCTATGGGCAAACACAAGACGTAACCGAGCACGCTGAAGCCCCGTGCTCGGCAACGACAAGTTATCCGCGTTTCCTGGTCGAAAACCACGCGTAGGCCCTCAAAAGGTGGAGTCCATTTCATAGAGCTGCCCTATAAATAGCTCTCTAACCCTATAGGGCAAGGTAATCACTTttttacccaaaatctctcactttttctgttgtaccttgttgtccaaacacttactttggcatcggagtgccttgcaggtacaaccatcTTTTTTCTCTCAACCATTCCGGAATTCAAGCTTCATCGTTGCTGGCCACCTGTTCTGCTCGTAAAgattagataataataataataataaataactaataaaatgcaaatgacaataataataataatagaaacaacaaaaatttaaaaatggaaaTGAGGGGCCAAAGTAAAAAAGTCCCCTTTGACTTTTGGTGAATTGGGTCTACTTTTCGACTTAAACCAAAGACTCAGATGAATACAGTGACCCAAACATACTGATCATGTGAAGATGCCTTACTCCGACAAATAACTATGCCTCAGAGAAAATTATATTTCTTAGATGAAACCTTTATGCCTTACGCAAAGACCTAAAGACTCAGACAAAGTAATATGTTTTAGTCATGAACAAATGACTTATAGACTAATGATTCATAGGAAATCTCAAGTTACTGATCTAGATAAGAACAAATGAAATGGTGGACAAAATTTAGAGTGTGACACGTAACAAATGGAAACATACTTACATAACATCCCCTC
The Vicia villosa cultivar HV-30 ecotype Madison, WI linkage group LG6, Vvil1.0, whole genome shotgun sequence genome window above contains:
- the LOC131610754 gene encoding pre-mRNA-splicing factor SLU7-A-like; translated protein: MATASVAFKSREDHRKQIELEEARKAGLAPAELDEDGKEINPHIPQYMSSAPWYLNAERPSLKHQRKWKSDPNYTKSWYDRGAKIFQASKYRKGACENCGAMTHAAKACMERPRKVGAKHTNKHIAADEKVETFELDYDGKRDRWNGYDASTYARVIERYEARDDARKKYLKEQQLEKLEKGDQNDEGAAIDEVEDEDDLRVDEAKVDESKQMDFAKVEKRVRTTGGGSTGTVRNLRIREDTAKYLLNLDVNSAHYDPKTRSMREDPLPEADPNEKFYLGDNQYRNSGQALEFKDLNIHAWEAFDKGQDVHMQAAPSQAELLYKNFKVMKDKLKSQTKETIIEKYGNAADDDKLPRELLLGQSERQVEYDRAGRIIKGQEAAIPRSKYEEDVYINNHTTVWGSWWKDHQWGFKCCKQTIRNSYCTGTAGIEAAEAANDLMRANIARKEAAAEDTTPVEEKRPATWGSDLPEDLVLDEKLLADALKKEDQRKREEKDERKRKYNVKWNDEVTQEDMEAYRMKKVHHDDPMNKFMN